The Cryobacterium roopkundense sequence TCAGGGGCGTCGACCACGGCGGAGTTGACGGCCGTGACGGTGCCGTTGACCGGGGCGAACAGCTCTCCGACGGACTTGGTGGACTCGATCTCGCCCACGACGGTTCCGCTGGTGACGGCGCTGCCCACGTCGGGGAGTTCGACGAAGACCACGTCACCGAGCTTCTCGGCGGCGTAATCGCTGATGCCGACGGTGGCGATGTCGCCCTCGACGAGCACCCACTCGTGCTCGGCGGTGTACTGGAGTTCGGATTTGTCAGTCATGGGAAACCTTTCGAAGAGAGAAGGAACTACTTCTTGCGCGAGTAAAAGGGGAGAGAGGCGACGGTGGCGGGAATGCGGGTGCCCCGCACGTCCATGTAGACCTCTGTGCCGAGACGGGCCAAGGCAGGCGTGACGTAGGCCATGGCAATGGGATAACCGAGGGTCGGCGAGAGGGCACCGCTGGTGATTTCGCCCGCTGGTTCGGTCGCATCCGTGCTGGAGTAGATACCGTAGCCGGCGCGGCCGGCCCGCTTGCCCTGCGCGATCAGGCCGACGAGCACTGGCGCCGTGGCGCTCGGGCCTTCCTCGCTCGCGGCCCGGCCGATGAAGTCGGTGTCTTTCGCGAGGTTAACGACGCGACCGAGTCCGGCCTGGGCCGGAAAGGTGCTGAGGCTGAGCTCGTGGCCGTACAGCGGCATGCCGGCCTCGAGTCGAAGCGTGTCGCGGCTTGCGAGCCCGGCGGGCACGAGACCGTGCGCCTCTCCGGCGGAGACGATGGCCTCCCAGAGCGCGAGCGCCTGGGCTACCGGCACGTACACCTCGAAGCCGTCTTCGCCCGTGTAACCGGTGCGAGCGATGAACAGCGATGTTCCGTTAAATGCGCCGTTCATTGCCCGGTAGTAACGCAGGGTGATCATGTCGCCGCCGGCCGCGAAGCCCGCGGTTTTGTTGAGGATCGTGCGGGCGTTCGGCCCCTGCACCGCGATGAGCGCCACGTCGTCGCTCTCATCGACGACTGTCACGTCGAAGCGAGCCGCGCGGGCCTGCATTGCTGCGACGGCCGGGAATCTGTTTCCGGCGTTGGCGACAACCAGGTACTCGGCGTCGCCGAGGCGGTACACGACGACGTCGTCGATGATGCCGCCTGCCTCGTTGAGCAGCAGGCTGTACTTGGCCTGCATCAGGGCGATGGCGGAGAGCTGACCGGCGAAGGCGTAGTCGAGGTACGTTCCGGCATCGGGGCCGGTGACGCGGATCTCCGCCATGTGGGAGAGATCGAAGATGCCGGCGGTGGTGCGCACAGCGTGGTGCTCGGCGAGATCGCTCGAATACCGCACGGGCATTTGCCAACCGGCAAAGTCGGTGAAGCTGGCGCCGAGTTCGACGTGAGCCTGGTGCAGGGGTGAGAATCGCGCTTCCGCGTGGGGGTCGACCGAGGTCATGAGTTCTCCGGGACAAGCCGGCCGAAGCCGAACGAGAGCACCGAGGCTCGGTTGAGCCTCGTGGGAACTCCCCCTCTGTCGTCTTAAAGCCTGAGAGCTTCACCATGCCGGCGGGGCATGACTTTCACCTTGGGCGGAACTGACGGCGTATCGCTTCGCTCAATTCACTTTTCAGAGTGGCCAGTTCGATGCGGTACGCGTACCTGAGAGATTGTCGGGGAGGATTGCTCCTTCGGTGTTCGCTCGTCTTGCGACGTCGAACTCTCCCGCATCGACCTTGATGGCCCAGTATTCAATTCTGGATGTTGTAAACAAGCCTAGCGCCCACGCCCTCACGGACGCGACCGATGATAATATTCGCGCGACAGACGCCCCAGGTGACGGAGGCATTCCTATGGATGGGCTGCGCAAACCGTTCTTCATCGCCGCGATCATTGTCGCGGCCCTGGTCGTATTCGCCGAACTTGGCCTTTCCTTCTTCGTCATCAATGCCGCCGTCATCCCACCCGATGCCGGGGCAGCTCAGGACCTCGGAGTGCCCGCCGGCGTCGAGGCTGTTAATGCCGCCAACGGCTCCGATCCGCCGGGATCGGGAATCGCCTTTCTGGCGCTGATCGACGGCCTCGTGCTCTTCACCGTGGGCATGCTCGGCTTGAGCCTGGTCATGCCCCTGCGCCTCTACGGCCGGGTGCAGGGGATCGTGACCCTGGTCGTGTCTTTCCTATGGGTCATCATGTGTTTTCTGCTGCTGATCGTGGGGCTCATTCAGCTGTTTCTGATGATCGGGCTGTTGGTCGCCGTCCCATTCGGCACGGTGGTCTACTTGGCCATCTGGGGCTCGTTCCCGGAGGGAGCCGCGGCCGCCGTTCTCGGGGCGATCCTGTTCCTCAAGATCGCTTTCGGAGTGTTGCTTATCGTGGCGCAGCCCCGATTCCTCAGGGTCACGGGACTGGTGGTCCTCGTTCTGCTGTCGGTCGTACTGCAGCTTGTTCTCGGGTTCATCCACGGCTTCCTGCCGGGAATCGTCGTCGCCATCGGCGATCAGTTCTGGGCCCTGGTCACGGGCGTCGTCGCACTCGTGTGGGCACTCATCATGCTGATCGTCTCCATTCCCGCGATCGTCAAGGCGATCAAAGCGAGCGAATCCGCTACTGATTGATGTCGATTCCGTTCAGGTTGGGCAGTATCTCACCGGTGTCGAACTTCTCCAGGAACTGCTTTTCCTCGAAGAAGACGCAGGCGGTCGGATTGAAAATGCAGAAGTCGTCGACGATAACACCGCCCCCGGTGGCCTGCGGAGCGACATACTCGAAGATGGCCACACCGAGCTGTGAGCCCCCGCTCTCGACGAGGAGTGGCACCTGGCCGGCCTGCGCCGCGGGCGGCGTGCTGAATGTCACCTGCGTGTCGCTCACCTTCGTGGTCGACACGCTCGTCTCCCCCACGGTGACGATAGTCGACTCACCGAATTGACCGGTCAGCAAGACGATAGTGCCTCCCTCCACACCGCCCTGCGATGGAGTGAAAGACGTGAGCGCAGGCGTGACCTCGGGCGGACGGGTAAGGATAAAGGCCGTCACTCCGCCGCCGATGATCACCACGGCCGCAACAACGGCCACGATCCACCAGGGGAACTTCCTCACCACCACGGGCGCGACCTCCGGCACCACGAGCTGCACGACGAATCCGAGCTCGGCGTAATCTTCGGGGGCCTCGTCCGCGCTGTAGGGAATGAGCTTCACTTGGTAGGTGCCGGGCAGCGCCCCTGTCGTGTCGAAGGCGACCTCGTATTGCACTGTGGCCCCGGGATCGATCGTGCGCAGCGGCTCCTCGATCGTTGCGCCTGTCGAGCCGGGAAGGCTGTTCGGCACACCCACGGGGAATGCCCCCAGCACCACGCGCTCGGGCGCGGCCGAGGCATTCGTCACCGATGCGGTGAGCGTTCCTTTTCCGTCGGTCAGCGCAACGGTTTGCGAGCTGAGCGTCATGGCCAGTTTCTTCATGGGGTCCTCCTCGGGGAATCCAGAAACTTCAGATGCGCAACGTGGATGCTACTCCTGAGCGTCATATCGGGCTCACTTGCAGGATGCAGGCATCAAATCCCGGACAGTCGAAGGTCAGGGAACCACCGGAGCGGCCAACGGTGAGGTCCGTCGAGTCACCCTGCTCCAGCTTCTGGGCGGCATCCGTTCCCTCGATGAGCATGCTCACGGTGACCTCTCCCGGCGCTGACAGCACGGTGAGCCTTGCCCTTTTCGTCACCGGTCCGAGGTCGAATGTGCCGCCGAATTCCGCAATCGTGAAGGTGCAGGTCTGCTGCACCTGGATGAGCTGCCCGCTGATGGCACAGTCCCCGTTGCTCAACACCAGATCGGTGGTCTCAAGGGCCGCGACCGGACCGATGCCGGCCAGCCCTGACACCGTGGACCCACCCGCCGGGCGGTCGCCTCTGCCGAACCCCACACCCATCAGGAAGAGCACCAGCACCAGGCCGGCAACCGCGCAGGCGATGATAATCGGCTTGCGATTACTCTCGCTCATGGCTGCTCCCGTCTGACAGGCTCGGCGGTGCGGAGTCGACCACGAGATCGTGCGTGATGTGGGCCGGCTTCATGACGCCGACAATCCGGTGCACTAGGTCGACCTGGCCAGCGGCATCCGCGGGGATATGCACGACCACGTGAAAGGCCCCGGGATCGTCGACAACGCCGAAACCGCCGACGCCCGTAGCGAGTTGCAGAAATCTGGCGAGTCCGGCGGGTGTGCCGCGGCGGGCCGACAGGTCTGCGGCATTGGCGACGAGGTCTCGCTGCCGAGCCGGGTCGACCCCGGATCCGCCGGGCGTCGGACCCGTCAGCCAATCGAGGTCCACCCAGCTGGCGAGGTAGGGCACGAGCTGCTCCGGGGCCCGGTACGGGTGCACGAGAGTGTCGACCGCATCGAGCACGTCAAGAACCGGCGTCTGCAAGTCTGCCGTGACGGCGATCAGCGCCCGCAACGGCGCACTCCGCACGGCGGACACCTGAAAGACCTCCGGCAGGATGCCGAGGAGCAGGGCCTCGGATGGCTCGGTTTCGGGCAACACAGGCCTAGGCATTGGCGCGCACCACCTCGATGCGATGTTCCCCCGAACAGAACAGCCAGGTCGGCGGCAGGGTGATGAAGGTATCGACGTTTCTGGCCGTGCAGGTGCTCCAGGTGTCGGCTTCATCCGTCGAGCGGAAGATTCCCTCCGGCCCGGCGCCGAGCACGAGCGGCACGCCGTCGGCACCCAGGGCACCCGAAACCGACCGCACCGGTTGGAACCTCGCCCGGTCCCGAAGAGGCAGGCCGCAGTTGACATCACGCTGGTCCCAGACGCGTTTCTGCCCCGCCGAAAGCGGCAGCCGCAACACTCCACCACTCTGAGTGGCGGCGTAGGCGGCGTCACCCGTCACATGCACGCCCCAGCAACTGCCGCCGCCCCACCCCGCGCCCAGTTCTTCCCACGAGGCCATCAGGGCAGCATCGAACGTGGTGCGGGCGAGGTCATCGATGCGCAGCCGAGCGCACCCGGTGCCCGTACCCTCCGGCACCGCGCGACCCAGCCACAGGTACGTGGCTGGACCGTCGTATTGCACGGCCAGGCAGCGGATGTCTTCCCCCGCCGCGCGCACGCGCTTGAAGGATTCCGGTGCGCCCGCCGTGGGTGACATCCACACTCCGGCGGCAGCCTCCGCCGTGATGATGACCCCGGTCTGGCCGCGCACATCGGTGAACGAATCGATGGCATAGAAGCCGCGGTCCGGCTGCGCCGGATCGACGAGGTTCTGCACCGGGATGGCGCCCTCGTTGTGAGCGAGCTCATAGAGGCCCTTTTCTCCGGCGAGCAGGAGCACCGGGCTGCCGAGCCGGTCCACCCAGGCGAGATCGGCGAGCGTGAACCCGAGTTCTGCGCGTCGCAGCCAACTCTCACCGAGGTCGTCGCTCACATAGACGCGTGAGCCGTCGCCGGCATCCGTTGCCACGGCGACCATGCCCGGATGCGTGGTAGATGCGCCCTGCCCCACCCGGAAAGGAACTATCGCGCGCACGTCTTCTCCCGCGAACTGCGCACAGGCCTCCCAGCCGTCCCCGAAGTTGGTGGTGCGAAAGAGAGTGTCGCCTTGGGCGACAAACCACGTGCCGGTCTGGCCTTCGGCCTGGATGAGGGAGGTCGCGTCGGTGTCGGGCACCTTGTCCAGTTCGAGCCGCACGCGTTCCACGTACTGCACGCCGGGCTCGGATTCCTCCATTGCCCGGTAGAGGTTGGAAGCACGCAGCGCGCGCCCGAACCCGAAACCGAAGCCGATGCCGCCCGCGCTGCCTGCCGTTCCGTTGGGAAGCGGGTTGATCGCCTCGCCCAGTCTGCGCACGATCCTCTCCCTGACCGCGACCGGATCCTCGTCGGGACGAACGACCACCCTCGCGTCGACGAGCACTTGCTTGTAGAGGGCCCAGCGGACCACGGGGGTGGCGCCGATGGTCGCGCGATCGCGAAGGTAGCGGTCGACCTCGGCCCGCACGTTGTCGCGAGCCTGCGCTCCGAGTTGGTCGAGGGAGATTCCCCCATTAGTTCGGTTGCCGAGGGGAATCTGCGGCACGAGAACGACCTCAACCTCACCCGGACTCGCAAAAGCCCACACCTCGCGCCTCGTGAGGGCATGAGCCCGCGCAACCCCGCCATGCCTGGCGGCAAGCACCTCGTAGTCGCGGCCGGTCACCGCTCGATCTCGGGACTGAAAGTCCTGCGGCGCCCTGCGCAACGCATCCTCGAGTGGCTCCTGATCGCGGCCTCCGGTCGCGGGCGCAGGGTTGCTCACCCGAAGACCCGGAAGGGAGCTGCGCAGAACGGTCAGGGTGCCCGCCGCAACGTTTCCACGCTCGCCTCCACCGCTTCGAAACCAGGCTCGCACCTGGGCACCGGGTGCGGGAACGGCTGGAACCGGTGCAATGAATTGATCTCGAGCATCGGTTCCGCCCGCTGCCCGCTCGCTCCACCAAGCGAAAATGACGGTGCCAGAAGATCGGTCGACGCGCACCACGGGCTCGCCGTCCTCTGCGTCCGCGAAGGCCTCGACCTCGCGGCAAAAACGGAAGGGCATTCCGTCCACAAGCACCGCTTCGCCGCTGGCGAGCGGCGACCCGGAGGGGAACTCAATTCCGATGCTCAGCCCCGGTCCCGCGACCGCCGGCGAGCTGGGCAGGGTAAAGATCTGACCGGGTCGCCCCGTGCCGACCCCGAGGAGGACGGCCTCGACCGGCGTCGAATCCGCCGCTTCGACGGTGACGCTCGTCGCTCCGGCTGCGAGCACCGTGTCGGCGAGGGTACTGAATACCGGCAGCGCGACACCGGGCACTCCAGGCGGCGGGCTCACCTGTGTGCCGCGCGGGATCAGCACTTCCGGCCCGTCCCCGGCGGCGCGGGTGAACTCGAGAGTGACCGTGGCCGCGCTCGGCGGGTACACGGCGGTACCCAGCAGATTGAGGTAGACGGCATAAAGCTTTTCAGGCACCCGATTGAGGCGATACATAAGCAGGTCGGTGAGGTGGGCGAAGGCTTCCACGAGCACGATGCCCGGGTCATGCACCGAGAGATCGGTCCACTCCGGATCCAGCTGGCGAATACGGTCGCGTGCACTGTCGATGAGCTCGACGAAGGTGCGGTCGTCGAGATTGGGCACAGGAATGCTCATGCGGAGCCTCTCTCGGTCGTTCGATCGGCCGTTCCCGGTGCCTGTCCCGACACGGGCACGCCCACGGCCAGCTCGTCCTCGTGCTGGGTGGCTTTGACCCGATACCGCAGGCGCACCTCGAGCAGGGCCGGGTCTTCCGGTGCCCGAGCCGCATCCAGTGAGAGAACCGTCACCCGTGGTTCCCAGCGTTGCAGGGCACTTGACACGTAGTGGATGGCGAGTCCGGCGGTTGTGTCGTCGGCCGCAG is a genomic window containing:
- a CDS encoding baseplate J/gp47 family protein encodes the protein MSIPVPNLDDRTFVELIDSARDRIRQLDPEWTDLSVHDPGIVLVEAFAHLTDLLMYRLNRVPEKLYAVYLNLLGTAVYPPSAATVTLEFTRAAGDGPEVLIPRGTQVSPPPGVPGVALPVFSTLADTVLAAGATSVTVEAADSTPVEAVLLGVGTGRPGQIFTLPSSPAVAGPGLSIGIEFPSGSPLASGEAVLVDGMPFRFCREVEAFADAEDGEPVVRVDRSSGTVIFAWWSERAAGGTDARDQFIAPVPAVPAPGAQVRAWFRSGGGERGNVAAGTLTVLRSSLPGLRVSNPAPATGGRDQEPLEDALRRAPQDFQSRDRAVTGRDYEVLAARHGGVARAHALTRREVWAFASPGEVEVVLVPQIPLGNRTNGGISLDQLGAQARDNVRAEVDRYLRDRATIGATPVVRWALYKQVLVDARVVVRPDEDPVAVRERIVRRLGEAINPLPNGTAGSAGGIGFGFGFGRALRASNLYRAMEESEPGVQYVERVRLELDKVPDTDATSLIQAEGQTGTWFVAQGDTLFRTTNFGDGWEACAQFAGEDVRAIVPFRVGQGASTTHPGMVAVATDAGDGSRVYVSDDLGESWLRRAELGFTLADLAWVDRLGSPVLLLAGEKGLYELAHNEGAIPVQNLVDPAQPDRGFYAIDSFTDVRGQTGVIITAEAAAGVWMSPTAGAPESFKRVRAAGEDIRCLAVQYDGPATYLWLGRAVPEGTGTGCARLRIDDLARTTFDAALMASWEELGAGWGGGSCWGVHVTGDAAYAATQSGGVLRLPLSAGQKRVWDQRDVNCGLPLRDRARFQPVRSVSGALGADGVPLVLGAGPEGIFRSTDEADTWSTCTARNVDTFITLPPTWLFCSGEHRIEVVRANA
- a CDS encoding phage tail protein, which translates into the protein MPRPVLPETEPSEALLLGILPEVFQVSAVRSAPLRALIAVTADLQTPVLDVLDAVDTLVHPYRAPEQLVPYLASWVDLDWLTGPTPGGSGVDPARQRDLVANAADLSARRGTPAGLARFLQLATGVGGFGVVDDPGAFHVVVHIPADAAGQVDLVHRIVGVMKPAHITHDLVVDSAPPSLSDGSSHERE
- the gcvT gene encoding glycine cleavage system aminomethyltransferase GcvT, with the translated sequence MTSVDPHAEARFSPLHQAHVELGASFTDFAGWQMPVRYSSDLAEHHAVRTTAGIFDLSHMAEIRVTGPDAGTYLDYAFAGQLSAIALMQAKYSLLLNEAGGIIDDVVVYRLGDAEYLVVANAGNRFPAVAAMQARAARFDVTVVDESDDVALIAVQGPNARTILNKTAGFAAGGDMITLRYYRAMNGAFNGTSLFIARTGYTGEDGFEVYVPVAQALALWEAIVSAGEAHGLVPAGLASRDTLRLEAGMPLYGHELSLSTFPAQAGLGRVVNLAKDTDFIGRAASEEGPSATAPVLVGLIAQGKRAGRAGYGIYSSTDATEPAGEITSGALSPTLGYPIAMAYVTPALARLGTEVYMDVRGTRIPATVASLPFYSRKK
- a CDS encoding GPW/gp25 family protein → MSAPRYRAIALVHPDFDASAGPPGFSLTPDGRLATVTEDASVRQAVLLLLSTRPGERVNRPNYGCHLFRLAFAAADDTTAGLAIHYVSSALQRWEPRVTVLSLDAARAPEDPALLEVRLRYRVKATQHEDELAVGVPVSGQAPGTADRTTERGSA
- the gcvH gene encoding glycine cleavage system protein GcvH — protein: MTDKSELQYTAEHEWVLVEGDIATVGISDYAAEKLGDVVFVELPDVGSAVTSGTVVGEIESTKSVGELFAPVNGTVTAVNSAVVDAPELVNSDPFGEGWLLKITFTELPPLLTFAEYSALTGE
- a CDS encoding IPT/TIG domain-containing protein, with amino-acid sequence MKKLAMTLSSQTVALTDGKGTLTASVTNASAAPERVVLGAFPVGVPNSLPGSTGATIEEPLRTIDPGATVQYEVAFDTTGALPGTYQVKLIPYSADEAPEDYAELGFVVQLVVPEVAPVVVRKFPWWIVAVVAAVVIIGGGVTAFILTRPPEVTPALTSFTPSQGGVEGGTIVLLTGQFGESTIVTVGETSVSTTKVSDTQVTFSTPPAAQAGQVPLLVESGGSQLGVAIFEYVAPQATGGGVIVDDFCIFNPTACVFFEEKQFLEKFDTGEILPNLNGIDINQ